A genome region from Astyanax mexicanus isolate ESR-SI-001 chromosome 19, AstMex3_surface, whole genome shotgun sequence includes the following:
- the hspb9 gene encoding heat shock protein beta-9: MSQSAIESLFGDDSFFEPTFLLWPRRNMVQTSFREHFLQRRAQLMERFQADIQGSLFGELTDGLPRDLFETLDSLCSPSASRISANQAQDKTLAWTLDTQGFSPEEISVTVSGRRLEVMAAKTNLQPAASADADSKPTGFVQSVALPDHIDPTMLTCTQSQDGLLRIDSETKQDPPEERVVPIRFRTSLDFPLTKEDTSSTEVSSKTTT; this comes from the coding sequence ATGAGCCAGTCCGCTATCGAGAGCCTCTTCGGAGATGACTCTTTCTTTGAGCCCACATTCCTGCTCTGGCCCAGACGCAACATGGTACAGACAAGCTTCAGAGAGCACTTCCTTCAGCGCAGGGCTCAGCTGATGGAGCGCTTTCAGGCCGATATCCAAGGCAGCCTCTTCGGAGAACTGACCGACGGGCTCCCCAGAGATCTGTTCGAGACCTTGGACAGCCTCTGTTCACCCTCAGCATCCAGAATCAGTGCCAACCAAGCCCAGGACAAAACCTTAGCCTGGACTCTGGACACTCAAGGCTTCTCCCCAGAAGAAATCTCAGTAACCGTGTCCGGGCGAAGACTGGAAGTGATGGCGGCAAAGACAAACTTACAACCTGCTGCCTCTGCAGACGCAGACTCCAAACCAACCGGATTCGTCCAGAGCGTGGCTCTGCCTGATCACATCGACCCCACCATGCTGACCTGCACTCAGAGTCAAGACGGCCTCCTGCGCATCGACTCCGAAACCAAGCAAGATCCTCCAGAGGAGCGAGTCGTTCCCATCCGCTTCAGAACCTCCCTCGACTTCCCTCTCACCAAAGAAGACACAAGCAGCACAGAGGTCTCCTCTAAAACGACCACCTAG